TCACGTGGGAAACCAACACGTAATTCTCGACTTTTCCGATGCGAGATTGATCGATCATACCGTCATGGTCAATCTCCAGGAAATGCAATCCGACTTCAAACGTCAAGGACGCGTCCTTACATTAGAAGGTATGAATCAGTTGACTGCGGTGAGCAGCCACCCGCTTGCACCGCGGATCAGGGCAAAAAAGGAGGTTTCACTCCTGGCAAGTTTGAGCCGCAGGCAACTCGAATTGCTTGTTTTTGCGCTTCAAAACCATTTCGACTTTTTGCCCGAGGAATGGGAAGATCACGATGCTTGGACCGGATTTCCGAGTACGCAAGGCCATCAAATCGACAGAGTTACAAGCGTGTTTGTCAAGAAAAATGCAGGCGCAGTCCTGACCATTGCGGATTTGAAGCTCACCTCCGGTGCGTTGCTCACGCTTGAATCTCAAGAAAACACCTATATGCGGATGGATTTAAGGGATTTTTCAATTCCGACATTCACCCTCACACGCGAAACGGCCATGGACCGTATGGCGGAAGTTTTGGGCGCACAAGACATCGATTTTGAGGCAAATCCAGAATTCTCGGGGAATTTCCTCCTGAAAGGGTTTGAAGAGGATGCAATTCGGCAGTTTTTTGTGCCAGAATTACTGGAACTGCACGAGCAGCATCCCGATCTTTTTGTCGAATCCCTCGGCGATGCCGTACTCGTTTATAGCAATCGAGGGTTGGCCACCGAATCTACCATCAAGGAAATGCTTGCATTTGGAAAGGCATTCTGTGACATTGCATTGATGCAAATGGTAGTCGAGTCATGAAAAAGCACTTCCTTATCTACGCGTTGCTGGCGACGCTGCTGATTTTACCCAAGTCCATTTTTCCGCAAGGCGAAATGAAGCTCAAATTGGATCAGAATGGCGATCGCTACGTGAAATTGACCTTCACCAATCAACTTTGGTTGCGGGCCAATCAAAGCAATCCCGGTACCACTGTGCTTGGCGAACCGGTTGCAAACACTTTTGACATTGGCCTTCGGCGTACCCGAATGCAACTTTTTGGCCAAGTCACCGATCGCATGTTCTTCTATACACAGCTGGGAATGAATAATTTCAATTTCCTGGCTGGAAATCCCGGGAACAGGAAACTCCAATTGTTCATCCATGATGCGCTCGGCGAATACAACGTCTTCAAGGGAAAAACCTTGCTGAAACTTGGCGGCGGATTGACCATTTGCAGCGGATTGTCGCGGTTTACCCAGCCGAGCATCGGTACGATCATGACCTTGGACGTCCCCGTTTTTGCGCAAGCGACTGTGGATCAAACGGATGAATTCGCCAGGAAATTGAGCGTCTTTGCCAGAGGGCAACTCGGTCGTTTGGATTATCGGCTTGCGCTGAGCGACCCCTTCCCCATAACCTCGAATGGCGTCGCACAACCTGCAATCTCCAATGAGGCGACCTTTGCGCAAATGGGACATCGACATCAATACCAAGCCTTTTTCATCTGGAATTTCCTTGAAAAAGAACCGCATGTGACCCCTTACATGCAGGGAACATATCTCGGAAAAAAGAAGATTCTCAACTTGGAGGCCGGCGCAATCTATCAACCCAAGGCAACTTGGAGCCTCGGTGGCGTCGATACGCTCTACCACGACATGTTGCTCTTGTCAGCGGCTGCATTTTTGGATATGCCCGTCGGAAAGGAAGGCAAATCCGCGATCAACGGCTATTTGGGCTATTTTAACCTCGATTACGGACCCAACTACGTGCGCAACAATGGGATCATGAATCCCGCTAATGGCGTTACTGCAATCGGGGGAAGCTTTAACGGGGCTGGAAATGCCTACCCCATGTTTGGTACCGGGCAAGTGGTCTATGCGCAGTTTGGTTACAAACTGCCGGATTCTTTGATGGGTTCGCTGGGTACATTATTACCCTATGCATCGGCTCAGTATGCAAATTTCCAAAAACTGGACGCGCCCGTCTTGGTGGTCGATGCCGGAATCAACTGGCTGATGCAAGGTCATACCCAAAAGCTGAGCCTTGACCTTCAGAATCGGCCTGTATTTGCAGCCGATGCCAATGGCAATCTCGTCACCAACCGGCGAAAAAGTGCGCTCATTCTTCAATATCAAACTTCATTCTGAATCTCACGCAAATGAAATCTCACACTGAAGACCACAACGCCGCCTTGCACCATGCAGGCGCTGCGAATGGAACTGCATTCGATGAACATGAGGTCCTGCATCGGCTCAAGCACTACCTTCCAGCGCAAAGTCCACTCAAGGACTTCGTGCACCACAACACGTTGCATGCTTTTCAAGACCGGAAATTTGAGGAAGGAATCCGCGAGGCCTCCGAAATATTCGGTTACAAGGTGTCTTTGATGCTCGACGAATACCGCTCTGCTTACAAAAAAGGGCAGATTCGGGCCGACATATTTGAGAAAGTGATCCAACTGCATCCGGATGGCACCGCTCCTGCGGATTGGCGCCACCGCATGTTGGAAAAACAATACGGACCCCAACCCAAACCATTGGTTGGCCGGTTGCGGAACGTTTGGCGTACCCGCTATCACTTGGACCTCGACACATTGGTACACCCGCTCCTTTTCCGGATTCTTTGCAGCTACTTGGATCAGGGCGTGTCCATCTGGGATTTTCCAGCACAGGAAACGACCTTTTTGGGTGCCATCCGAGAATTGGAACGCAATGCCTTTTCTAGTTTTTTCAAAACCAAACGTGCCCGGCAGCTTCTCAAGGAAGGAAAATGCAGCATTCAAGACTTGTTGACGATCATCGTCGGCAAGGACACAAGCTTGTATGAGCAATATTTGTTTGACCTTCAATTTGCGCATCAAGGCTGGTCTGGACTTGTCGCACAGGTCGAAGATCACCCTGAATCGTTGCTGGACTACAAACCGATCAGTTTGCACGACTTGATCCATTTTGAATTGCTTTTGGAGATCGACGCGTTGGATGGTCATTTTGGAAGTAAATGGAAGCCTTTGGAATCCATTGAAGACCTGCCGCGAGAGGATCTTTTTGACCATCGAGCGGCCTCAGAATTCCAGATTGTGCTCGCGCGCTGGCAAGAGGCCTTTGAATGGAGCTACTACGACAGCATTTTGGCCGCCGTCAAGTACTCAGAGAAATCGACCGCCGATTTGACCAGACCACCTCGTTTTCAGGCGATGTTTTGCATCGATGACCGCGAATGTTCGCTGCGGCGGTACATCGAAGCGGAAGCTCCTGATTGCGAGACCTTCGGAACCGCAGGCTTTTTTGGCGTCGAATTCTTCTTCCAGCCTGAAGGAGGCAAATTTTATACAAAACTTTGCCCCGCACCCGTTACGCCAAAGTACCTGATCAAGGAATTCGGTTCGCAGTCCCACCGCAAAAAGGACATTCATCTCTCCAAACGTAGCCATTCGCTTGGGCAGGGTTGGTTGATCGCCCAGACCCTTGGATTCTGGTCTGCTTTCCGGTTGTTTTTGAACATTGCGCGCCCGAGCATGGGTCCCGCGATGACCTACGCCTTCCAACATCACGACCGGTTGGCCAACTTGACCATCGAAAATACCGATCCCAACCACACGGAAAATGGTCTGCAAGTCGGGTTTTCCATTGATGAAATGGTGACGCGGGTCGAAGGTTTGTTGCGCAGTATCGGTCTGATCGACAATTTTGCTCCGCTTGTGTATGTCGTTGGACATGGCTCGAGCAGCATCAACAATCCGCATTACGCTGCCTATGACTGCGGTGCCTGCTCGGGGCGGCCCGGTTCGGTGAATGCGCGTGTCGTTTGCCACATGGCCAATCACGAGGCAGTCAGGCGGGAACTTGCCGAACGTGGCATTGTGATACCCGCACAAACGCGGTTTGTCGGCGCATTGCACGATACCTGCCGTGATGAAATCGAGTTTTTTGACGAGGCTTTGCTTTCTCCGCAGCTGATTCAGATGCATGAGGAGCATGTCGCAATGTTTGAACGGGCTTTGGATGGAAATGCCAAGGAGCGCTCGCGCCGATTGGAACTGATTGATTCCCATAAGAATGCGCATTTCATTCATGAACGGATCAAGGCGAGATCGGTTTCCCTCTTTGAACCGAGACCGGAATTGAACCATGCAACGAATGCCCTTTGTGTGGTGGGCCATCGGTCCCTGACAAAACACCTGTTTTTGGATCGCCGGTCGTTCATGAATTCCTACAACTACCGTCAGGATCCTGAAGGAAAGTATCTTTTTGGCATTTTGAAAGCGGTCGCGCCGGTATGTGGCGGTATCAATCTGGAGTATTTCTTTTCCAGGGTCGACAATCAGAAGCTTGGAGCAGGCAGCAAGCTTCCTCACAATGTGATGGGCTTGATCGGCGTCGCCAACGGCGCGGATGGAGATTTACGACCTGGATTACCGAGTCAAATGATTGAAATTCACGATCCGGTGCGGTTATTGGTGATTGTTGAGCATTACCCGCAGGTTGTTTTGAATACCATCCAGCAGCATGCAGAGACCTACGAATGGTTTCTCAATGAATGGGTCCATTTGGTTGCCTACCATCCCACCGAGGGCGAATTGTACCAATTCAAGAATGGACATTTCGAGCACTATTCTCCGCTTTGTGACCACGTAGATAGCATCCAGCAAATTGTACCGATACTTGAAGATGCGACCGATAACATTCCTGTATATCAATTAAAAACAAAATGATCGAGCTACTCCATATAATTGTGATTCTCCCTCTCTTGGGATTTTTGATCAGTGTCCTCATGCCGCGCCAACGAGAACAATGGCTGTCAATGACCGCTGTGTTAACGTTTGGCGGGCAACTTGCCGCTACTTGGGTATTGGTGGGAATGTGGGCTTTGAATGGGTTTGTGATTTTGGATGTCAAGGACCTTGTGCTTTTCGAAACGACGGGCTATCAATACTTCATTGACCTGCATTTTGATGAGATTACGGCCGTTTATGCCATTGTCGGATCATTTCTGAGCTTCCTCGTTGCCATTTACAGCCGTGTGTACATGCACCGGGAATCCGGTTACAAACGGTTTTTCAACACCATTCAATTGCTTTTTGTCGGCTATACCCTCATCATCTTTTCGGGGAACCTTGAAACGTTGTTCATCGGTTGGGAATTTCTTGGAATCTCATCGTTTTTGCTCATTGCCTTTTACCGGAACAGGTATTTGCCAGTTAGAAACGCATTCAAAGTGTATTCCCTTTACCGTTTGGGCGATGTCGGTTTGATCTTGGCGATGTGGCTCAGCCATCACCTTTTTCACGGGAATATCACGTTCAAGGAGCTTTCAGACCCCGCATTTGTCAGTGAGCACCTCCATAGCCATACGTGGATCGGTGTGACGATATCCCTGATGATTTTGTTGGCTGCCGCTGTCAAATCAGCGCAATTGCCATTTTCATCATGGCTCCCACGTGCAATGGAAGGTCCCACCCCATCGAGCGCGATCTTTTACGGGTCACTTTCGGTGCATTTAGGTGTATTTATTTTGCTGCGCACGTTTCCATTTTGGGAAAATCAGCTTTCCGTGCGGATCATGATCGGTGTGCTGGGGATCGCCACAAGCCTCCTTGCGAGTGGCATGGCGCGCGTACAATCTGCGGTTAAAAGTCAAATTGCTTATGCCTCGATTGCGCAAATCGGACTCATTTTCTTCGAAGTTGCGATGGGTTGGGAATATTTGGCCTTGGTTCACTTTGCTGGAAATGCCTTTTTGCGCACCTATCAATTGCTCGTTTCGCCCTCTGTCGTCAGTTATTTGATCCGGGAGCAATTCTACAACTTTGAGCCGCGCATCCGCACAGCCGAAGATTCGCTACCCAAACGATTCATGTACTCCTTATATATGCTTTGTCTCAAGGAATGGGGGCTCGACCAATTGATTCACCGCATCTACCGAGAGCCATTGAAGCGTATGGGGCGCAGCATCAGGTTTTTGAATCGGCGCAACATTTGGTACATTTTGGTGCCTTCCATGCTGATGGGTTTTGGGCTTTTGATGATAGAAGATACGATTCCAACCGAAATACGGCCCTATTTTCCAGCCGCATTTGCGCTCATCGGTTTGGTGGTGGTGCTGCGGGCATTCGTAGAACGGAGAAGTGCCACAATGGGATGGTTCCTGGTTTTAGCGAGTCACCTTTGGCTTGCGCTGGCCATTTCATTCAACGAGCACTTCAAAGTGACGCATACGATCATGTACCTTTCCGGAATCGTGGTGTCGGGAATCGTCGGGCTGATTTGCCTTTATCAGCTCAAACGGCTGGAAAAGCATGTGAATCTCGATCGGCACCAAGGCCATAGTTATGAGCATGACCGGCTTGCCTTGGTTTTTCTCCTGGCTTCTTTGGGGTTGACTGGCTTCCCGATTACGCCTTCTTTTATCGGGGAAGACCTGATCTTCAGCCACATCCACTCGGATCAAATCGCCTTGGCTGCCTTTTGTGCCATTGCGCTCGTCATTGACGGCTTGGCGGTGATCAGGATTTACACCAAAATCTTCATGGGAACCCACATTAAGAGCTATCATGAAAGTGCATACCGGTCATCTTGATGGCTTGTATTTCAGAAGCGGGGTCATTGGAAATAGAATCAGATCACTGAATTGACGCATTTGACGCATGGAGGGGCTAATTTTGAAAGAAAGGTTGGAGGAATTGCTGCTGGAGGAGCATTCTCGTGCGCGAACCGACGAGGTAGCCAACTTGATCGGCGGAGATGCTGACCGGTTTGAAATCGCGTGGGAAATTTTCTGCAATAGCGCACCACCCCTTCCGCAACGCATGGCTTGGGTGATTTCCGTGGTAGCAGATTTGCATCCCGCGCTTGCGTCGCGTTATGCGTCTTCCATCGCTGCGAGGTTGCCTTTTATGCACCATCCCGCCGAAATTCGAGCTTCGTTACGCATTTTGATGTCCACTGCATTGCCAAAGGAGTCCTTGGGAATCCTTCTGAATCAGCTGTTTCCCTGGTTGGAAGATCCCAAGCAGGCAGCAGCGATCAGGGTATTTTCCATGCAAATCCTTTATGACATCAGCAATGTGGAACCCGACCTCAAACGTGAACTAGCCATGGTCATCCAATCACATTCGCAGGAGGCATCGGCGGCGTTTCGAGCGAGGGCGCGCGTTTTGCTCCCAAAATTAAAGCGTGAACTTAGGCAGATGGAGGCAAAATGATCCTGCTTCTACCTTCCGAATGCCTTCCAGATTTCTCGGTTATTATCATGACAAAATTTCGACAGTAGGATGTGGAAACAAAGACCTTTCCGCATCTAATTGGAAATGAAAAGTCGAATGTTCGCCCACTTCAAGCTATTTTTCACGATTCTCCTTGCCCTTGGCTTGCCTTTTCTCGTCCTTTTCATGCTTCCAACCAACATTCGTGAAAGCGTCGAAGCCAACTTGTCCATGTTGGTGGTCGGGATCGTTTTTTCGCTGATTGTTGGGGAACGGCATCTGCACAGGTACCTTCGTGCCCAGAAGCAATAAGGCAGAACTACAGAAAATCAACGTCAGGACCGTGCTTGTGGCTTAGTAACTGCTTGATGGCATCCTTGATCGGCACATCCTCAAACAATACCAAATGAAATGACTTGATCAATGGCGAATGGATTCCGAAATGCCGGATCAAGGCCATGGCCGTTTTTACGGTATTGACCCCTTCGGCGACCTCGTCCATCGATGCAATGATCTGCGCGAGGGTTTCTCCCTTCGCCAACCTGAATCCCACGTCAAAATTCCGGCTGAGCGGGCTGCTGCAGGTCGCAATCATGTCGCCAATCCCGGCGAGGCCCATAAAGGCATTTTTGTCGCTTCCAAACAATTCGCCGAGGCGCATCAGCT
The nucleotide sequence above comes from Bacteroidota bacterium. Encoded proteins:
- a CDS encoding DUF2309 domain-containing protein; protein product: MKSHTEDHNAALHHAGAANGTAFDEHEVLHRLKHYLPAQSPLKDFVHHNTLHAFQDRKFEEGIREASEIFGYKVSLMLDEYRSAYKKGQIRADIFEKVIQLHPDGTAPADWRHRMLEKQYGPQPKPLVGRLRNVWRTRYHLDLDTLVHPLLFRILCSYLDQGVSIWDFPAQETTFLGAIRELERNAFSSFFKTKRARQLLKEGKCSIQDLLTIIVGKDTSLYEQYLFDLQFAHQGWSGLVAQVEDHPESLLDYKPISLHDLIHFELLLEIDALDGHFGSKWKPLESIEDLPREDLFDHRAASEFQIVLARWQEAFEWSYYDSILAAVKYSEKSTADLTRPPRFQAMFCIDDRECSLRRYIEAEAPDCETFGTAGFFGVEFFFQPEGGKFYTKLCPAPVTPKYLIKEFGSQSHRKKDIHLSKRSHSLGQGWLIAQTLGFWSAFRLFLNIARPSMGPAMTYAFQHHDRLANLTIENTDPNHTENGLQVGFSIDEMVTRVEGLLRSIGLIDNFAPLVYVVGHGSSSINNPHYAAYDCGACSGRPGSVNARVVCHMANHEAVRRELAERGIVIPAQTRFVGALHDTCRDEIEFFDEALLSPQLIQMHEEHVAMFERALDGNAKERSRRLELIDSHKNAHFIHERIKARSVSLFEPRPELNHATNALCVVGHRSLTKHLFLDRRSFMNSYNYRQDPEGKYLFGILKAVAPVCGGINLEYFFSRVDNQKLGAGSKLPHNVMGLIGVANGADGDLRPGLPSQMIEIHDPVRLLVIVEHYPQVVLNTIQQHAETYEWFLNEWVHLVAYHPTEGELYQFKNGHFEHYSPLCDHVDSIQQIVPILEDATDNIPVYQLKTK